One Chengkuizengella sediminis DNA segment encodes these proteins:
- a CDS encoding AAA family ATPase, whose amino-acid sequence MNKYGKEIALGFLPVLIFFLLYIGVNVTPIVVLLALGFGVFYFTKVKGTVGIQGERKRSEAKISHLTFEDIGGQDSAKNELKEALDFLIHKDEIAKLGIRPLKGILLTGPPGTGKTLLAKAAAHYTNSIFVSASGSEFVEKYVGVGASRIRDMFKEAKMKAIKEKKESVVVFIDEIDVIGGKRDGGQHREYDQTLNQLLTEMDGIHTAETPRILMMAATNRKEMLDSALLRPGRFDRQIQVDLPDKKGRFHILNIHAKNKPINKEVDLNKVAAESYGFSGAQLESVMNEAAIYAMRNKENNIQHKHLSLAIDKVMMGEKTDRESTNEERERVALHELGHAIMAELVRPGSVSQVSLTPRGQALGFVRHNPQKDQYLYTKSYLEQQIQITLGGSVAEQMFYGGRSTGSRNDFEQALNLTENMIYSGLTELGIVNQDMVTKEDLLKTSKGILDDLTIKTRADLDHYKPVFEQSLQILIDEEVLNGNQFRELMQNK is encoded by the coding sequence ATGAATAAATACGGAAAAGAAATTGCTTTGGGTTTTCTTCCCGTTCTCATTTTCTTTTTATTATATATTGGTGTTAACGTGACACCCATAGTTGTATTATTAGCGTTAGGCTTTGGGGTGTTTTATTTCACTAAAGTAAAAGGAACTGTTGGTATTCAAGGGGAGCGGAAACGTTCTGAAGCTAAGATTTCACATTTAACTTTTGAAGATATTGGCGGACAAGATAGTGCGAAAAATGAGCTGAAAGAAGCATTAGATTTTTTAATTCACAAAGATGAAATAGCAAAGTTAGGGATTCGTCCTTTGAAAGGGATCTTGCTAACAGGACCTCCTGGAACAGGTAAAACATTGTTAGCAAAAGCAGCAGCTCATTATACAAATTCAATATTTGTTTCAGCATCAGGAAGTGAATTTGTTGAGAAATATGTTGGAGTTGGTGCTAGTCGTATACGTGATATGTTTAAAGAAGCAAAAATGAAAGCTATCAAGGAAAAAAAGGAAAGTGTTGTTGTTTTTATTGATGAAATTGATGTCATTGGAGGCAAACGTGATGGTGGGCAGCATCGCGAATATGATCAAACTTTAAATCAGTTGTTAACTGAAATGGATGGTATTCATACAGCGGAAACACCTCGTATACTTATGATGGCAGCAACGAACCGTAAGGAAATGCTGGATAGTGCTTTGCTTCGTCCAGGACGTTTTGATCGTCAGATTCAAGTTGATCTCCCAGATAAAAAAGGCAGATTTCATATTCTTAATATTCATGCAAAAAATAAACCAATAAATAAAGAGGTAGATTTAAATAAAGTTGCAGCTGAATCTTATGGATTTTCCGGTGCACAGTTAGAAAGTGTGATGAACGAAGCCGCTATTTATGCGATGAGAAATAAGGAAAATAATATACAGCATAAACATCTTTCTTTAGCAATTGATAAGGTGATGATGGGTGAAAAAACGGATCGAGAATCAACAAACGAAGAGCGAGAAAGAGTTGCTCTTCATGAGTTAGGTCATGCTATTATGGCTGAATTAGTTCGCCCTGGCTCCGTTTCACAGGTGTCATTAACCCCTAGAGGTCAAGCACTAGGATTTGTGCGTCATAATCCGCAGAAAGATCAGTATTTGTATACGAAGAGTTATTTAGAACAGCAAATTCAAATTACTTTAGGTGGTTCAGTAGCTGAACAAATGTTTTATGGAGGTAGAAGCACGGGATCAAGGAATGATTTCGAACAAGCTTTAAATCTAACAGAAAATATGATTTATTCAGGTTTAACTGAACTAGGTATTGTGAACCAAGATATGGTGACAAAAGAGGATTTGTTAAAAACAAGCAAAGGTATTTTAGATGACTTAACTATAAAAACGCGTGCGGATTTAGATCATTATAAACCTGTATTTGAACAGTCTTTACAAATACTAATTGATGAAGAAGTTTTAAATGGTAACCAGTTTAGAGAATTAATGCAAAATAAATAG
- a CDS encoding YcdB/YcdC domain-containing protein: MQKKKKLVVLFLSFAILVSSFMSSISAETMTKTTIIETSTTTFGASITNTLSEHQDMSRDELVSKVRELFPNKFDFIHDEDFELETLYDEEGYRISFYKRFSEDKSIYGDFQFDESMKLISYYYDAEELGNQGALFPPKVNREEAKEIARGFLQSIQLTNVELENDPYRFGNTSPLTEPIEYHFSIIIKENGIPIQDQQGSITVQSDGEITRYYNRNSTGRETFEDISNISSLETIKEQVEKEINLELVYLIDWDYRNDEIQANLAYGLNPNFDKVYAQDGSYLLNGELTNDLKPNRKYKFISDSPSQNTNFSKEEAEKLAVELLAPVDEDVELVIKSVNEEERLGLSTYEVSYMYYFGNSGTGSSVSFDKETGDVLSFHKTDYRNQGSSSEQNGVITVDEASDKAIEYFKKYAPAKTHEFVFYEDGSNLNQTYLRYGDGTEYVFHFPQYKDGIRIEGNGADVSVSKEDGTLIRMNVNDYQPIQWPNPEDALSQEKVISDFKSNLTLELIYDVSPDYKVGGEKTYLAYYSISFAPEVYSFYDAIQGEWVPRSYASDQLSTNIEVEHSWAKKEINYLIMKRIISVGKNEMIDPGKSITVGDGLNILIKSINDPYDIEGTEGVSPTFSNINLEHDDFHIIERAVFQEIINEEADTFVIDETLTREKLAYWYVRALGLQKMAEQKDLYLIDFTDREQITNDYQGHIAIANSLGLLTENKNGQFRPQESVSLAEISVSVIRLANMMSEF; the protein is encoded by the coding sequence TTGCAGAAGAAAAAGAAATTAGTAGTTTTGTTTTTATCATTCGCAATATTAGTAAGTAGTTTTATGTCAAGTATTAGCGCAGAGACTATGACCAAAACAACTATCATTGAAACAAGCACGACAACATTTGGAGCTTCAATTACAAATACTTTAAGTGAACATCAAGATATGTCTAGAGATGAACTTGTGAGTAAAGTAAGAGAATTATTTCCAAACAAATTTGATTTCATTCATGATGAAGATTTTGAGTTGGAAACTTTATATGATGAAGAAGGGTATAGGATATCGTTTTATAAAAGGTTTAGTGAAGATAAAAGTATATATGGAGATTTTCAATTTGATGAATCCATGAAACTAATAAGTTATTATTATGATGCTGAAGAATTGGGAAACCAAGGTGCCCTTTTTCCACCAAAGGTAAATCGTGAAGAAGCAAAAGAGATTGCTAGAGGATTTTTACAATCTATTCAATTAACGAATGTTGAATTAGAGAATGATCCTTATCGATTTGGGAATACGTCACCTTTAACTGAACCAATAGAATATCATTTTTCTATTATAATAAAAGAAAATGGAATTCCAATTCAAGATCAACAGGGAAGTATAACTGTACAAAGTGATGGTGAAATTACAAGATACTATAATAGAAACAGTACCGGTAGAGAAACATTCGAAGATATAAGTAACATTTCATCTTTAGAAACGATAAAAGAACAAGTTGAAAAAGAGATCAATCTTGAATTGGTTTATTTAATAGATTGGGATTATCGAAACGACGAAATCCAAGCAAATTTAGCCTATGGTTTAAATCCTAATTTTGATAAAGTTTATGCCCAAGATGGTTCTTATTTATTAAATGGTGAGTTAACAAATGATCTTAAGCCAAATCGAAAATACAAATTCATCAGTGACTCTCCTTCACAAAATACTAACTTTTCAAAAGAAGAAGCTGAAAAATTGGCTGTAGAATTGTTAGCACCTGTAGATGAGGATGTTGAGCTTGTCATTAAAAGTGTGAACGAAGAGGAACGTTTAGGTCTCTCAACTTATGAAGTGAGTTATATGTATTATTTTGGAAACTCAGGCACAGGGTCTAGTGTAAGTTTTGATAAAGAAACTGGGGATGTATTAAGTTTTCATAAAACTGATTATAGAAATCAAGGTTCTTCTTCTGAACAAAATGGTGTGATTACTGTTGATGAAGCCTCGGATAAAGCTATCGAATATTTTAAAAAATATGCACCTGCTAAAACTCATGAATTCGTATTTTATGAAGATGGAAGTAATTTGAATCAAACGTATTTGAGGTATGGAGACGGAACAGAATATGTTTTTCATTTTCCACAATATAAAGACGGTATTAGGATTGAAGGAAATGGTGCAGATGTTTCTGTAAGTAAAGAAGATGGAACCTTAATAAGAATGAATGTAAATGATTATCAGCCTATTCAGTGGCCAAATCCAGAAGATGCATTATCACAAGAAAAAGTGATATCTGACTTTAAAAGTAATCTGACATTAGAATTAATTTACGATGTGAGTCCCGATTATAAAGTGGGAGGAGAAAAAACTTACCTTGCTTATTATAGTATCAGTTTTGCTCCAGAGGTTTATAGTTTTTACGATGCTATTCAAGGAGAGTGGGTACCTAGAAGTTACGCATCGGATCAATTATCAACAAATATTGAAGTAGAACACTCATGGGCAAAAAAAGAAATCAATTATCTGATAATGAAAAGAATTATTTCTGTTGGTAAAAATGAAATGATTGATCCTGGTAAATCAATAACTGTTGGCGATGGCTTAAATATACTCATCAAGTCAATCAATGATCCTTATGACATTGAAGGTACTGAGGGGGTTTCACCAACATTCTCGAATATTAATTTAGAGCATGATGATTTTCATATTATAGAAAGAGCAGTATTTCAAGAAATTATTAATGAGGAAGCAGATACCTTTGTTATAGATGAAACTTTGACTAGAGAAAAATTAGCCTATTGGTATGTACGTGCGTTAGGTTTGCAAAAAATGGCTGAGCAAAAAGATCTATATCTTATTGATTTTACTGACAGGGAACAAATTACAAATGATTATCAAGGGCATATTGCAATAGCAAATTCTTTAGGTTTGTTAACAGAAAATAAAAATGGTCAATTCCGTCCACAGGAATCGGTATCCTTGGCAGAGATTTCTGTTTCGGTAATTCGTTTAGCGAATATGATGAGTGAGTTTTAG
- a CDS encoding carbohydrate kinase yields MNQKEQRILHLIQENPFITQNELAEKLELSRPAVANYISTLTKKGKLVGRAYILPKEKHITCIGGANVDRKAQVIGSAQYGTSNPVTSFKSTGGVARNIAENLGRLESSVSLLTLLGEDSEGEWLLEKSKPYIDMSLIYKIPNSNTGAYTAVIDSDGEMVIALSEMSIIDQMEVSHVQKRWGRIAGSDLILMDTNLPPEVIEHIIKQSYIKNIPVCIASVSSPKINKIPEDCTGVTWLILNRDEAETLTGIPLNEENNYKKATDIMIAKGIENIVITLGEQGVFYATNKGESEYILPPEIHVQDVTGAGDSLIAGIVYATLQGEDIQTACKYGMSCSAITLQTNETVHSGLNKKVLHEGYTTYFEGEDQHET; encoded by the coding sequence ATGAATCAAAAAGAACAACGCATCCTTCATCTAATCCAAGAAAATCCTTTTATCACTCAAAACGAACTAGCAGAAAAATTGGAATTATCACGACCTGCTGTAGCAAACTATATTTCCACACTTACAAAAAAAGGAAAACTTGTTGGACGAGCATACATTTTACCTAAGGAAAAACATATTACTTGTATAGGTGGCGCAAATGTAGATCGTAAAGCACAGGTGATAGGATCAGCTCAATATGGAACATCAAATCCAGTCACTTCTTTTAAATCAACTGGGGGAGTTGCACGAAACATTGCAGAAAACCTTGGTAGATTAGAAAGTTCAGTTTCACTTCTAACACTTCTAGGAGAGGATTCTGAAGGGGAGTGGTTATTAGAAAAAAGCAAACCTTATATCGATATGAGTTTAATTTATAAAATTCCGAACAGCAATACAGGGGCTTATACAGCAGTCATTGATTCTGATGGGGAAATGGTCATCGCATTATCTGAAATGTCTATTATCGATCAAATGGAAGTATCTCATGTGCAAAAAAGGTGGGGGCGTATTGCTGGTTCAGATTTAATATTAATGGATACAAATTTACCTCCTGAAGTCATCGAACACATCATAAAACAAAGTTACATCAAAAACATCCCAGTTTGTATTGCTTCTGTTTCATCTCCTAAGATCAATAAAATTCCTGAGGATTGTACAGGAGTGACTTGGTTGATTTTAAACCGAGATGAAGCTGAAACTTTAACAGGTATACCTTTAAATGAGGAAAACAACTATAAAAAAGCTACAGATATAATGATCGCAAAAGGAATAGAAAATATAGTGATTACACTTGGAGAACAAGGCGTATTTTATGCTACTAACAAGGGAGAGTCAGAGTATATTCTTCCTCCAGAAATCCATGTTCAAGATGTTACAGGTGCTGGGGATTCACTAATAGCTGGAATAGTTTATGCCACACTTCAAGGTGAAGATATACAAACGGCTTGTAAATATGGGATGTCTTGTTCAGCAATTACTTTACAAACAAATGAAACAGTACATTCTGGATTAAACAAAAAAGTGTTACATGAAGGATATACAACTTATTTTGAAGGGGAAGATCAACATGAAACTTAA
- a CDS encoding pseudouridine-5'-phosphate glycosidase, which translates to MKLKSFIEYSQEVLEAKNNNKPVVALESTIISHGMPYPQNVETAKTVEQIIRDNGAVPATIAIINGKIKIGLTEDEIEFLAKSDEIEKASRRDLPYLLMKKKHGATTVAATMICANLANVEVFVTGGIGGVHREAETTMDISADLQELAKTNVAVVCAGAKSILDIGLTLEYLETYGVPVLGYETKTLPAFYSRSSAFEVDYQVNSTSEVAEMIDTKWGLGLDGGVVIANPVPKEDELSPEFMNQIINQALSEAKENNISGKETTPFLLDKVKELTKGQSLVTNIALVENNANVGAQIAVQLHALKK; encoded by the coding sequence ATGAAACTTAAATCATTCATAGAATATTCACAAGAGGTATTAGAAGCCAAAAATAATAATAAACCGGTGGTTGCTTTAGAATCCACGATTATCTCTCATGGAATGCCTTATCCACAAAATGTAGAAACAGCGAAAACAGTGGAACAGATTATTCGAGACAATGGTGCTGTACCAGCTACAATTGCCATCATCAATGGAAAAATAAAAATAGGATTAACGGAAGATGAAATTGAATTTTTAGCAAAAAGTGATGAGATTGAGAAAGCGAGTCGAAGAGATTTACCCTATTTATTAATGAAAAAGAAACATGGTGCTACAACCGTAGCAGCAACGATGATTTGTGCGAATTTAGCAAACGTCGAAGTGTTCGTAACAGGTGGAATTGGTGGTGTACATCGTGAAGCGGAAACGACGATGGACATTTCAGCAGATTTACAAGAACTTGCTAAAACGAATGTAGCAGTCGTATGTGCTGGCGCAAAATCTATATTGGATATCGGTTTGACATTAGAATATTTAGAAACATATGGTGTGCCTGTACTTGGATATGAAACAAAAACGTTACCTGCCTTTTATTCACGTTCAAGTGCATTTGAGGTCGATTATCAAGTGAATTCAACAAGTGAAGTTGCCGAGATGATTGATACGAAATGGGGATTAGGATTAGATGGTGGAGTTGTCATCGCAAACCCAGTTCCTAAAGAAGATGAACTTTCACCCGAATTTATGAATCAAATTATAAATCAGGCTTTATCAGAAGCAAAGGAAAATAACATCTCTGGTAAAGAAACAACGCCATTTTTATTGGATAAGGTAAAAGAATTAACAAAAGGTCAAAGTTTAGTAACCAATATAGCACTTGTGGAGAACAATGCTAATGTGGGCGCACAAATTGCAGTTCAGCTTCATGCTTTAAAGAAGTAA